In Prosthecomicrobium sp. N25, one DNA window encodes the following:
- a CDS encoding CatB-related O-acetyltransferase produces the protein MPFGPDPHCLYPISGQESVVFLKPLIKNPQIAVGEYTYYHSFGDPLDFERNVLYVFPFVGDKLVIGRFCSIADGATFILNGGNHLTETVSSYPFAIFGGGWETSMPSEWPDRGDISIGHDVWIGFGATILPGVSVGHGAVIGAKSVVSADVPPYAIVAGNPARVVRYRHSDVDIADLLDLAWWDWPIEQITAHVRTIATGRVADLKSLVDSNRSPARR, from the coding sequence ATGCCTTTCGGCCCTGATCCGCATTGCCTGTACCCGATCTCGGGCCAGGAGTCGGTCGTCTTCCTGAAGCCTCTGATAAAGAACCCGCAGATCGCCGTAGGCGAGTACACCTACTACCACTCCTTCGGCGATCCGCTCGATTTCGAGCGCAACGTCCTCTACGTCTTCCCGTTCGTGGGCGACAAGCTCGTCATCGGTCGGTTCTGCTCCATCGCAGACGGGGCGACGTTCATCCTCAATGGCGGCAACCACCTGACTGAAACGGTATCCTCCTATCCCTTCGCGATATTCGGCGGAGGATGGGAGACTTCGATGCCGAGCGAGTGGCCCGACCGGGGAGACATCTCGATCGGCCATGACGTCTGGATCGGGTTCGGTGCCACCATTCTCCCAGGCGTGTCCGTCGGCCATGGTGCGGTGATAGGCGCCAAGAGTGTGGTCAGCGCAGATGTCCCGCCCTATGCCATCGTGGCCGGCAATCCGGCGCGTGTGGTCCGATACCGTCATTCGGATGTCGACATCGCCGATCTCCTCGATCTCGCCTGGTGGGATTGGCCGATCGAACAAATCACTGCCCATGTGCGAACGATTGCGACTGGCCGCGTCGCAGATCTCAAATCTCTCGTGGACAGCAACAGGTCGCCAGCCCGTCGATGA
- a CDS encoding LysR family transcriptional regulator codes for MDKFTAMRTFRKVVECGGFAAAARSLNLSNAAVSCHVRDLEEALGTALLVRTTRKVSLTEPGRAYFDRCVRILDEIDDVERSLGALQAAPRGLLRVNAPMAMGVTAFAPAIARFGLRHPEVKVNLVLNDRTVDMVEEGFDVSLRVRAALPDSSLIARRLCTMPLVLSGSPDYLARAGEPATPDDLAGHRTLVYTLATEPGRWTFHKDGRAIVHVPDPVLSTNSSLALRHGVLEGLGLSIFPLCYIAADLATGRLRRLMADHDIGTVAVHAVYPSGRHLSPKVRAFVDFMAAAFARPPWEIDHSRIANDPSAEERLQPEG; via the coding sequence TTGGATAAGTTCACTGCGATGCGAACCTTCCGCAAGGTGGTCGAGTGTGGCGGCTTCGCGGCGGCTGCGCGCTCCCTAAACCTCTCCAACGCGGCCGTGAGCTGTCACGTCCGCGACCTGGAGGAGGCGCTCGGCACGGCCCTACTGGTGCGTACCACCCGGAAGGTGAGCCTGACCGAACCGGGTCGCGCCTATTTCGACCGCTGTGTCCGGATCCTGGACGAGATCGACGACGTCGAGCGCTCGCTCGGCGCGCTCCAGGCGGCCCCGCGCGGGCTGCTGCGGGTGAACGCGCCGATGGCGATGGGCGTCACGGCCTTCGCGCCGGCGATCGCGCGCTTCGGCCTCCGCCATCCTGAAGTGAAGGTCAACCTCGTCCTCAACGACCGCACGGTCGACATGGTCGAGGAGGGTTTCGACGTCAGTCTGCGCGTGCGTGCCGCGCTGCCGGACTCTAGCCTGATCGCGCGTCGCCTCTGCACCATGCCACTGGTGCTTAGCGGTAGCCCGGACTACCTCGCGCGGGCCGGCGAACCCGCGACGCCCGACGACCTCGCCGGCCACCGGACGCTGGTCTACACGCTGGCCACCGAGCCCGGGCGCTGGACCTTCCACAAGGACGGCCGGGCAATCGTGCACGTCCCGGACCCGGTGCTCTCGACCAACTCCAGCCTTGCACTGCGCCACGGGGTGCTCGAAGGCCTCGGCCTCAGCATCTTCCCGCTTTGCTACATCGCCGCGGACCTCGCCACCGGTCGCCTCCGCCGTCTCATGGCCGACCATGACATCGGCACCGTCGCGGTCCATGCGGTCTATCCGAGTGGGCGGCATCTCTCGCCGAAGGTCCGCGCCTTCGTCGACTTCATGGCAGCGGCCTTCGCGCGGCCGCCCTGGGAGATCGATCATTCACGGATCGCGAATGATCCATCTGCCGAGGAGCGGCTACAACCGGAAGGCTGA
- a CDS encoding EamA family transporter codes for MPSSLLHRAAPIAALAATGALVGAAVPITRLASLAGAQTLSWAFASTGTAAVLLAGAAMLRGNPVRTDRDHLAYYGAVGLFSIALPQLLLALVVPMIGAGLAGIGYTLPPILTLAITALIGMVRPSPRCILGFAFGLGGALLVLLPRGHSADGVQSEWMALAMAVPLSVAVGNVLRARIWPAGSVPLANAAGAMGAGAALLGLAAAAGGGLADLATVPVGLAVAHAAVSAVAFVLFFVLQAVAGPVYTSQVGYVATVVSLAAGALVFGEAIPISAYAAAALIAAGVVLVLPGRESRARP; via the coding sequence ATGCCCTCGTCCTTACTCCACCGCGCCGCCCCGATCGCGGCGCTCGCCGCCACCGGCGCCTTGGTCGGCGCCGCCGTTCCGATCACGCGTCTGGCGAGCCTCGCCGGCGCACAGACCCTGAGCTGGGCCTTCGCCTCGACCGGCACGGCCGCCGTGCTGCTTGCGGGCGCGGCGATGCTGCGCGGCAACCCCGTCCGGACAGACAGGGACCACCTCGCCTACTACGGCGCCGTCGGCCTGTTCTCGATCGCCTTGCCACAGCTGCTGCTCGCGCTGGTCGTGCCGATGATCGGCGCGGGCCTCGCCGGGATCGGCTACACGCTGCCGCCGATTCTGACGCTCGCGATCACGGCGCTGATCGGCATGGTCCGGCCGTCGCCGAGATGCATCCTGGGCTTCGCGTTCGGCCTCGGCGGCGCGCTGCTCGTGCTATTGCCGCGCGGCCATTCGGCCGACGGCGTCCAATCCGAATGGATGGCGCTGGCCATGGCCGTGCCGCTGTCGGTCGCGGTCGGCAACGTGCTGCGCGCCCGGATCTGGCCGGCCGGATCGGTGCCGCTCGCCAACGCTGCCGGCGCGATGGGGGCTGGCGCCGCCTTGCTCGGCCTCGCGGCGGCCGCCGGAGGCGGCCTTGCCGACCTTGCCACCGTACCAGTCGGTCTCGCCGTCGCCCACGCTGCCGTATCGGCGGTCGCCTTCGTGCTGTTCTTCGTCCTGCAGGCGGTCGCCGGCCCCGTCTACACCAGCCAGGTCGGCTACGTCGCGACCGTGGTGAGCCTCGCCGCCGGCGCCCTCGTCTTCGGCGAGGCGATCCCGATCTCGGCCTACGCGGCGGCCGCTCTGATCGCGGCGGGCGTCGTCCTCGTCTTGCCCGGACGCGAATCCCGGGCCCGGCCCTGA
- a CDS encoding universal stress protein: MKKVAVGVDGSDSANAALGVACDLAVKNGAQLFVCHAVTDEPFRGNAFRFAVTEFGDKIAARLRDVALGSGHVPVEITEDAISADRDWSAAMNGVVGEGLLEAAEATAQRAGVTSIERRLLTGSPGAQLVDFVIAEAPDVLVVGTRGLGGVERLLMGSVSGHVARAPCMVITVKLAPPP; the protein is encoded by the coding sequence ATGAAAAAGGTAGCGGTGGGTGTTGACGGTTCCGATTCCGCAAATGCTGCACTCGGTGTGGCCTGTGACTTAGCCGTAAAGAACGGAGCGCAGCTCTTCGTCTGCCATGCTGTTACCGACGAGCCTTTTCGGGGCAATGCATTTCGGTTTGCCGTCACTGAATTCGGTGACAAGATCGCGGCGCGGCTTCGCGACGTTGCTCTGGGAAGCGGACATGTGCCCGTCGAGATCACCGAAGATGCGATCAGCGCCGATCGCGACTGGTCAGCCGCCATGAACGGGGTGGTGGGCGAGGGCTTGCTAGAGGCGGCCGAGGCAACCGCGCAGAGGGCGGGCGTCACAAGTATTGAACGACGTCTTTTGACCGGCAGTCCAGGTGCCCAACTCGTCGACTTCGTCATCGCCGAAGCGCCGGACGTGCTCGTGGTTGGCACCCGTGGGCTCGGCGGCGTGGAACGCCTGCTAATGGGGAGCGTTTCCGGCCACGTCGCAAGGGCACCCTGCATGGTCATCACAGTCAAGCTTGCGCCGCCGCCGTGA
- a CDS encoding copper-binding protein, translated as MKKINNSAGKITSKNAPILNLDMDAVTMVFLFADPALPQAGDGRATRSRLGPTA; from the coding sequence ATCAAGAAGATCAACAACTCCGCCGGCAAGATAACGAGCAAGAACGCGCCGATCCTGAACCTCGACATGGATGCCGTGACCATGGTGTTCCTCTTCGCCGACCCCGCCCTTCCTCAAGCAGGTGACGGTCGGGCGACTAGGTCACGTTTGGGACCGACCGCGTGA
- a CDS encoding DUF1345 domain-containing protein, with protein MRQAQPTSVERFRRRVVVIWNTHPRVFVATGVAIAVYLMLPASLDLSSKLLIAWSIGGSLYIVTTWWMMTSASVQQVRRRAVERDERDGVIVLIIVAASVSSLAAIVAELYGLKNEATPAAPWRLALASLTIFISWFLVHTTMALHYAHEYYGEGNMRAGLDFPGDEKDVGYWDFLYFSFTVGATAQTSDVAVVTPGMRKVVLMHGILSFLFNTTILALLINVGAGAL; from the coding sequence ATGCGGCAGGCCCAACCTACTTCTGTCGAACGCTTCAGACGCCGGGTTGTCGTCATCTGGAACACGCATCCGCGCGTGTTCGTCGCGACCGGGGTGGCCATTGCGGTCTATCTCATGTTGCCCGCGAGCCTCGACCTCTCCTCTAAGCTTCTGATCGCCTGGAGCATCGGCGGGTCCCTCTACATCGTGACCACTTGGTGGATGATGACAAGCGCCAGCGTACAGCAGGTGCGCCGCCGCGCGGTGGAGCGGGACGAGCGGGATGGGGTGATCGTCCTGATCATCGTGGCGGCGTCGGTGTCGAGCCTGGCGGCGATCGTCGCCGAACTCTACGGCCTGAAAAATGAGGCGACCCCCGCCGCCCCATGGCGGCTTGCTCTCGCGAGCCTGACGATATTCATTTCCTGGTTCCTCGTGCATACGACGATGGCGTTGCACTACGCTCACGAATACTACGGCGAGGGAAATATGCGCGCAGGCCTGGATTTCCCCGGGGATGAGAAGGATGTGGGCTACTGGGACTTTCTCTATTTCTCCTTCACTGTCGGCGCCACAGCGCAAACCTCGGATGTCGCAGTGGTCACGCCCGGCATGCGCAAAGTAGTGTTGATGCACGGCATCCTGTCGTTCCTCTTCAACACGACCATCCTCGCCCTGCTGATCAACGTAGGCGCCGGAGCCCTGTAG
- a CDS encoding alkene reductase has product MTDLLFSPFRLGAIDAANRIVMAAMTRSRADNAGLVGPLTAEYYAQRASAGLILTEGLYPVATGKGYVRTPGIADAAQVAAWRRVTDAVHAAGGRIAAQIMHVGRISHRRLIGETPVAPSAIRPAGGTWTEDGVLPHETPRALTVPEIRAIVDAFADAADRAMDAGFDGVELHAGSGYLPMQFLSTGTNRRIGAYGGTLENRIRFAVEVLDAMIDRIGADRVGIKITPEMTFNDVSDDDPVATYTALVAAVARRRAAFVEIVDYGAHGLADRLRPLFGGAWLVGGGLTPAGAAGLLATGRADGAVFGEPFIANPDLPERIRLGFPLAASDKATHYAGGARGYVDYPAATARAA; this is encoded by the coding sequence ATGACCGACCTCCTCTTCTCCCCGTTCCGCCTCGGCGCGATCGACGCCGCCAACCGCATCGTGATGGCCGCGATGACGCGCAGTCGCGCCGACAACGCCGGCCTCGTCGGCCCGTTGACGGCCGAGTACTACGCCCAGCGCGCCAGCGCCGGCCTGATCCTGACGGAGGGCCTTTACCCCGTTGCGACCGGCAAAGGCTACGTGCGGACGCCCGGCATTGCCGACGCTGCCCAGGTCGCGGCCTGGCGGCGCGTCACCGACGCGGTGCACGCGGCCGGAGGCCGGATTGCAGCCCAGATCATGCACGTCGGCCGGATCAGCCACCGTCGGCTGATCGGCGAGACGCCCGTCGCCCCGTCCGCCATCCGCCCGGCCGGCGGAACCTGGACGGAGGACGGGGTCCTTCCCCACGAGACCCCACGCGCGCTCACGGTCCCGGAGATCCGTGCCATCGTTGACGCCTTCGCCGACGCGGCGGACCGCGCTATGGACGCGGGCTTCGATGGCGTCGAGCTCCACGCCGGCTCCGGCTACCTTCCAATGCAATTCCTCTCCACTGGCACCAACCGCCGCATCGGCGCCTACGGTGGGACCCTGGAGAACCGAATCCGCTTCGCCGTGGAGGTTCTGGACGCCATGATCGACCGGATCGGCGCCGACCGGGTCGGCATCAAGATCACGCCCGAGATGACCTTCAACGACGTTTCTGACGACGACCCGGTCGCAACCTACACGGCCCTGGTCGCCGCCGTCGCGCGCCGACGTGCGGCCTTCGTCGAGATCGTGGACTACGGCGCACACGGGCTCGCCGACCGCCTGCGGCCGCTGTTCGGCGGCGCATGGCTAGTGGGGGGCGGCCTCACCCCGGCCGGGGCGGCGGGCCTGCTCGCGACCGGCCGGGCCGACGGCGCTGTGTTCGGCGAGCCCTTCATCGCCAATCCGGACCTTCCCGAACGCATTCGCCTCGGCTTTCCCCTAGCCGCGAGCGACAAGGCCACCCACTACGCTGGCGGAGCTCGCGGCTACGTCGACTACCCCGCCGCCACCGCCCGAGCCGCCTGA
- a CDS encoding adenylate/guanylate cyclase domain-containing protein: protein MDTQERRLVAVVAADVVGYTRLMQADAASTLAALRGLRSELVEPQLRRCNGRLVKLVGDGFLAEFRSAQEAVDFSKSLQAANREPEVPPPEQQRLVLRIGIGLGDVLVEDGDIFGDGVNMAARLEQAADPGGILISAAVHDQLDRAARAGFVFAGALSLKSFEKPVDAYRLVGQSTGASPRATRHAERPTVAVMPFEDGSPEGGEAWFSDGMTDDVTTELSRFQDVRVITRSSTSALRGRGLDPVETGRQLGAGYVLEGTTRLTTNRVSITVRLLDTAAGTQVWADRFDRPRADLFDIQDEICRSIVAKAAQRVVQHSELTARRRRPEDVRAYELFLQGLKVSDGFTPEHEAQAAAFYRQALALDPNLARAWSGLAFLEANKALEVVGEVATGKAHLTEGLAFAEKARELDPNDARTHMVAASMRFHLREFDAAVRAVDTARSVNPNDPLVQLFWGWIHGSNGDHAEAVEASSLALELTPLHPRWYDTIHGRLLFLAGRYAEAASHLSGRAYRSDARHLRDLGFRAAALALDGRGDETDAIVRELEQGLISAWRGNPAATLGERLRWVARAAGLRLPEDEQRLRDGWQRIGLPVAD from the coding sequence ATGGATACACAGGAACGACGGCTTGTCGCCGTGGTGGCGGCTGACGTGGTTGGCTATACGCGCCTCATGCAGGCGGACGCCGCCAGCACCTTGGCGGCGTTGCGTGGACTGCGTTCGGAACTCGTGGAGCCGCAGCTCCGCCGTTGCAATGGCCGGCTCGTCAAGCTGGTCGGAGACGGTTTCCTGGCCGAGTTCCGCTCCGCCCAAGAGGCGGTCGACTTCTCGAAATCCCTGCAGGCGGCGAACCGCGAGCCGGAGGTGCCGCCGCCCGAACAGCAGCGCTTGGTGCTCCGCATCGGCATCGGTCTCGGTGACGTCCTGGTCGAGGATGGGGACATTTTCGGCGACGGCGTGAACATGGCAGCCCGGCTTGAGCAGGCGGCCGATCCGGGCGGCATTCTCATATCGGCCGCCGTCCACGACCAGCTCGACCGCGCCGCACGCGCGGGCTTTGTCTTTGCGGGCGCGCTCAGCCTCAAGAGTTTCGAGAAGCCCGTCGACGCCTACCGCCTTGTCGGCCAGTCGACGGGGGCGAGCCCGCGCGCCACGAGGCACGCCGAGCGGCCGACGGTGGCGGTGATGCCGTTCGAGGACGGGAGCCCGGAAGGCGGCGAGGCGTGGTTCAGCGATGGCATGACGGACGATGTCACAACGGAACTGTCTCGGTTCCAGGATGTCCGCGTCATCACCCGATCGTCCACGTCGGCGCTCCGCGGTCGCGGCCTAGACCCGGTCGAGACCGGACGGCAGCTCGGCGCTGGCTATGTCCTGGAGGGGACGACCCGCCTCACGACGAACAGGGTGAGCATTACGGTGCGCCTCCTCGACACCGCGGCGGGGACGCAGGTCTGGGCCGATCGGTTCGATCGTCCGAGGGCCGATCTTTTCGACATACAGGACGAGATCTGCCGCTCGATCGTCGCCAAGGCGGCGCAGCGTGTCGTCCAACACAGCGAACTGACGGCGCGGCGCCGGCGACCGGAGGACGTCCGCGCCTACGAACTGTTTCTCCAGGGGCTCAAGGTCTCCGACGGCTTCACGCCGGAGCACGAAGCACAGGCCGCGGCATTCTACCGACAGGCGCTTGCGCTCGATCCCAATCTGGCACGCGCGTGGTCGGGTCTCGCCTTCCTGGAAGCCAACAAGGCGCTGGAGGTGGTCGGCGAAGTCGCCACGGGCAAGGCTCACCTTACCGAGGGCCTGGCCTTTGCCGAGAAGGCGAGAGAACTCGACCCCAACGACGCGCGCACCCATATGGTCGCCGCCAGCATGCGATTTCACCTGCGGGAATTCGATGCCGCCGTCCGGGCCGTGGACACGGCGAGGTCCGTCAATCCGAACGACCCCCTGGTGCAGCTGTTCTGGGGTTGGATTCATGGCTCGAATGGCGACCACGCGGAGGCGGTAGAGGCGAGCTCGCTCGCCCTCGAGCTCACGCCGCTTCACCCACGCTGGTACGATACCATTCACGGACGGCTGTTGTTCCTCGCCGGCCGCTACGCCGAGGCCGCCAGCCACCTGTCGGGACGAGCTTATCGATCGGATGCACGTCACTTGCGCGACCTCGGATTTCGTGCTGCCGCCTTGGCACTCGACGGGCGGGGAGACGAGACCGACGCCATCGTCCGCGAACTCGAGCAGGGACTGATCTCCGCGTGGCGCGGGAACCCTGCCGCGACACTGGGCGAGCGGTTGCGATGGGTTGCTCGGGCCGCGGGGCTGCGCTTGCCCGAGGACGAGCAACGCTTGCGCGATGGGTGGCAAAGGATCGGTCTGCCGGTGGCTGATTGA